Proteins encoded together in one Apteryx mantelli isolate bAptMan1 unplaced genomic scaffold, bAptMan1.hap1 HAP1_SCAFFOLD_20, whole genome shotgun sequence window:
- the LOC136996017 gene encoding olfactory receptor 5AP2-like: protein MEKGEWDNHTSPVEFILLGMGNVPSLQTPLFLLSLIIYLVTMAANILIVLLVVADRHLHTPMYFFLGNLSSLETCYSSTILSRLLASFLTGDRTISVHGCMAQFYFFGYFLVSECYLLAMMSYDRYLAICQPLLYASLMTWKVSLQLATVSWLVGFFTSTVVTSFVSRLRFCGLKVIDHFFCDFTPLLEVACSDTNAARLVTFTLAVFNLVLPFLSNLASYVCIIAAILRIPSSVGRQKAFSTCSSHLIVVTVFYGTLIIVYLMPRTPQLRQLNKVFSFFYTILTPLVNPLIYSLRNREVREALRKALRKALACTQSSC, encoded by the coding sequence atggagaaaggggaatgggacaatcATACATCACCAGTGGAGTTTAtactgctgggaatggggaatgtccCCTCGCTGCAGACAccgctcttcctcctctcgctcatcATCTACTTGGTAACGATGGCTGCAAACATCCTCATAGTTCTGCTGGTGGTGGCAGACCGgcatctgcacacccccatgtacttcttcctgggcaatctgtcctccttggagacctgctacagctccaccattcTCTCCCGcttgctggccagcttcctgactggggacaggaCCATCTCTGTTCACGGCTGTATGGCTCAGTTCTACTTCTTTGGCTATTTTTTAGTCAgtgagtgttacctgctggccatgatgtcctatgatcggtacttggccatctgccagcccctgctctatgccagcctcatgacctggaaggtctctctacagctggcaACAGTGTCTTGGCTAGTGGGATTCTTTACCTCTACGGTAGTCACTTCTTTCGTATCCCGTTTAAGGTTCTGTGGCCTCAAGGtgattgaccacttcttctgtgattttacccCATTGCTAGAggttgcctgcagtgacaccaatgCGGCCAGACTGGTAACTTTCACACTAGCTGTATTCAATCTAGTCCTCCCTTTCCTGTCCAACCTGGCCTCCTAcgtgtgcatcatagctgccatcctcAGGATCCCGTCCAGTGTGGGCAGGcaaaaggccttctccacctgctcctctcacctcatcgttgtcactgttttctatggcaccctcatcattgtctacctgatgcccagaaccccccagctgaggcagctcaacaaagtgttctcctttttctacaccatcctcacgcccctggtcaatcccctcatctacagcctgcggaacagggaggtcagggaagcCCTGAGGAAAGCACTTAGGAAAGCTCTGGCCTGCACTCAGAGCTCATGCTAG